In Gopherus flavomarginatus isolate rGopFla2 chromosome 5, rGopFla2.mat.asm, whole genome shotgun sequence, one DNA window encodes the following:
- the LOC127051580 gene encoding ubiquitin thioesterase OTU1 isoform X2 translates to MRVAAWAQRANSEARRKHRESWRGSRPCHFAGGADLGAPARRRRMLRLRCKARSGSHPLPGLTAHSRLRELQAALAALTGVPAPAQRLLLGFPPRSLDLSDGERRLGELGIHSGDTLIVEEDTTKPKTESPVVAKRSVPTLVREALPVLARRVVPADNSCLFTSIFYVVEGGIYDPACAPEMRSLIAQIVASDPESYCEAVLGKTNEEYCEWIRREDTWGGAIEISILSKFYQCEICVVDTQTVRIDRFGEDAGYARRVLLIYDGIHYDPLERKIPDSDIPPLTIFSTNDDIVLAQALELADEARRKRQFTDVNRFTLRCMVCQKGLTGQVEAREHAKETGHANFGEV, encoded by the exons ATGCGGGTTGCGGCGTGGGCCCAGCGAGCCAATAGTGAGGCACGGCGGAAGCATCGCGAGAGTTGGCGGGGCAGTCGCCCCTGCCATTTTGCTGGGGGAGCAGATTTGGGAGCCCCGGCCCGGAGGAGGAGGATGCTGCGGCTGCGCTGCAAGGCCCGGAGCGGTTCTCACCCGCTGCCCGGCCTCACGGCGCATTCCCGCCTCCGGGAGCTGCAGGCCGCCCTGGCCGCTCTCACTGGGGTGCCGGCCCCGGCCCAGCGCCTCCTGCTCGGCTTCCCCCCGCGGAGCCTGGACCTGAGCGACGGGGAGCGGCGGCTGGGGGAACTCGGCATCCACTCAG GTGATACTCTAATTGTTGAAGAGGACACAACCAAACCCAAGACTGAGTCACCTGTGGTTGCAAAAAGGAGTGTCCCTACTTTGGTCAGGGAAGCACTGCCTGTACTTGCAAGGAGGGTTGTTCCAGCAGATAACTCCTGTCTCTTCACAAGCATATTCTATGTGGTAGAGGGAGGCATTTATGATCCAGCATGTGCTCCAGAGATGCGCAGTCTTATAGCCCAGATAGTGGCAAGTGATCCAGAGTCCTATTGTGAGGCAGTACTAGGGAAAACCAATGAAGAGTATTGTGAGTGGATCAGAAGAGAAGATACATGGGGAGGAGCCATTGAAATATCCATTCTGTCTAAGTTTTATCAGTGTGAAATCTGTGTAGTGGATACACAGACAGTCAGAATTGACCGTTTTGGGGAAGATGCTGGCTATGCTAGGCGGGTCCTTCTGATTTATGATGGGATTCATTATGATCCACTTGAACGTAAAATCCCTGACTCAGACATCCCTCCCCTGACTATTTTCTCAACAAATGATGACATTGTTCTTGCACAAGCATTGGAATTGGCAGATGAAGCCAGACGAAAGAGGCAGTTTACTGATGTAAATCGCTTTACACTAAGATGCATGGTGTGCCAGAAGGGGTTAACTGGACAAGTGGAAGCCAGAGAACATGCCAAGGAGACTGGGCATGCGAACTTTGGAGAAGTGTGA